The stretch of DNA CGAGGGCGATGTCGACGGCCTGCTCGGAGCCGACGAGATGGCCGATAATGGCGCAGACATTGATAAGCGGGTGGAACGATATGCCTTTGGACTGGGCCGTCGGGCCTATATGTACAACAACGGCGGGCCGGGCATGAAGCGGCTGCCGGTCTATAACTTTGGGCTGGGAAAGAGGTCGCGTCCGTACTCCTTTGGTCTGGGAAAGCGAAGCGACTACGACTATGATCAGGACAACGAGATTGACTACCGAGTGCCGCCAGCAAACTATATGGGAGTGGAGCGTGCGGGTAAGTGAATCTTTTCCCCAGATCAAATATGACCCTTAATTGGTTAGCTCTCCGCCTTGCAGTCCGACCTGGCAGACAGAACAAGCGAACGACGCGTCCGCAGCCCTTCAACTTTGGTCTCGGGCGGCGTTAAATCAAACCGCGGAGGAGGACGCCTCAAATGGCACACTAAACCAGATCCAGCCGTGTGCCAATTGAGACAAAAACCTACTTAACTATCAATTCAAGTATTTGCAAAAGGCTCTAGGACTCTTGTATTGTAAAACTTCTCCAAGAACTAATCTAAATGTCTTTGAATCAAACTGCACGCCCTTCGTCCCAcaaaatatctaaaataaaGCATACCGATAAACATTATGATTTCCACATTAGTTATTAACTCCAGACGTTCAACGGCGGCAAAACTTTAGTTTAAAAAGCAatataaaattgcaaaaaaaaaaaaaaaaaaaaaaaagaaaagatgaGAGGGTCAAACGATGAGAATGAAACTGTGGCGTGAGCAATTATCAAGGAAGAAATACATAGAATGTTATACGAATATAAATAGtacataatatacatatagatatatgCATATTCAATCCAATTTAcagtaaacattttaatgggGCATTAGctaatatacacacacagatatatacttatgtatgga from Drosophila subobscura isolate 14011-0131.10 chromosome O, UCBerk_Dsub_1.0, whole genome shotgun sequence encodes:
- the LOC117896325 gene encoding allatostatin-A isoform X2, which encodes MNTLNAHLLLLALCCVGYIACSPVIGQEQRSQVSGEGDVDGLLGADEMADNGADIDKRVERYAFGLGRRAYMYNNGGPGMKRLPVYNFGLGKRSRPYSFGLGKRSDYDYDQDNEIDYRVPPANYMGVERAVRPGRQNKRTTRPQPFNFGLGRR
- the LOC117896325 gene encoding allatostatin-A isoform X1 gives rise to the protein MNTLNAHLLLLALCCVGYIACSPVIGQEQRSQVSGEGDVDGLLGADEMADNGADIDKRVERYAFGLGRRAYMYNNGGPGMKRLPVYNFGLGKRSRPYSFGLGKRSDYDYDQDNEIDYRVPPANYMGVERAALRLAVRPGRQNKRTTRPQPFNFGLGRR